One genomic segment of Pseudorasbora parva isolate DD20220531a chromosome 6, ASM2467924v1, whole genome shotgun sequence includes these proteins:
- the sike1 gene encoding suppressor of IKBKE 1 isoform X2, giving the protein MSCSLEKVLGDARTLLERLKEHDTAAESLIDQSSVLSQKIHSMKEYTEEGPEYQELSRYKPHVLLTQENTQIKDLQQENRELWLSLEEHQYALELIMGRYRKQMLQLMMEKKELDTKPVLNLHQDHAKEVQNQLERICEMGHVMRQAVQMDDQHYCSVKERLAQLEIENKELRDLLSISSTSVRPNREQTTAPETAENRDS; this is encoded by the exons ATGTCGTGCTCGCTGGAGAAGGTGCTCGGCGACGCGCGGACGCTTCTGGAGCGGCTGAAGGAGCACGACACGGCCGCGGAGAGTCTCATCGATCAGTCGAGCGTCCTCAGCCAGAAGATCCACAGCATGAAGGAG TACACGGAGGAAGGCCCAGAGTATCAGGAGCTGTCCAGATACAAACCTCACGTCCTGCTGACCCAGGAGAACACCCAAATCAAAGATCTCCAGCAGGAGAACAGAG AGCTCTGGCTCTCTCTGGAGGAACACCAGTACGCTTTAGAGCTGATCATGGGCCGATACCGAAAGCAGATGCTTCAGCTGATGATGGAAAAGAAAGAGCTGGACACTAAACCTGTGCTCAACCTTCACCAGGATCATGCCAAG GAGGTTCAAAACCAGTTGGAGCGGATCTGTGAAATGGGTCACGTTATGCGTCAAGCAGTTCAGATGGACGACCAACACTACTGCTCTGTGAAAGAGCGACTGGCACAGCTCGAA ATTGAAAACAAGGAGCTGAGGGATCTGCTGTCCATCAGCAGCACCTCCGTAAGGCCGAATAGAGAGCAGACAACCGCACCAGAGACGGCTGAGAATCGGGACTCCTAA
- the htr6 gene encoding 5-hydroxytryptamine receptor 6 — MHLKSAGCVFASARPEEAHTVLFNSSIMGGSPIPRVEAASGADPWNVHRSFNDSSTFADGWSISGSGPWLLAVMLSLIILVTACGNILLIALVFAHRTLRCTSNCFLVSLFLSDLMVALVVMPPAMLNVLCGTWVLAPGFCPVWLCFDVMCCSASILNLCVISLDRYLLIISPLRYKQHMTPPRALLLVGGAWGLAALTSFLPIKMDWHSLGRTQDLSEHDPANATVSLLSTFYPSSYFQLSTSGTPSTQCRLRVTLPFALVATFLTFFLPSTAICFTYCRILLAARRQARQVEALTHPPYPHHSHGEPSRPPSPGHAVHDGDDYSHQEPHMLRQAPWSVNSERRLAHRQRKRALKASLTLGVLLGLFFSAWLPFFITNMAQAVCECIPPSFFDAITWLGYCNSTMNPIIYPMFMRDFKRALARLLPCCSSSQAPRRPSLPLSLSLRNSGEPQLPTEPPSLVSDPPQLPATATDAVNLLDAEHAGIDLPLLLPNQVDALDD, encoded by the exons ATGCACTTGAAAAGCGCTGGATGTGTGTTCGCTTCAGCGAGACCAGAGGAAGCACACACAGTCCTATTCAACTCTTCGATCATGGGTGGCTCACCTATCCCTCGAGTAGAGGCAGCATCAGGTGCGGATCCTTGGAACGTTCACAGGAGCTTCAATGACAGCAGTACTTTCGCTGACGGTTGGAGCATTAGCGGCAGCGGTCCCTGGCTTCTGGCAGTCATGCTGTCCCTCATAATTCTGGTGACAGCTTGTGGGAACATTTTGTTGATTGCCTTGGTGTTTGCACATCGGACGCTGCGCTGCACCTCCAATTGCTTCCTGGTGTCCCTCTTTCTGTCAGACCTGATGGTGGCTCTGGTCGTGATGCCCCCTGCTATGCTCAACGTGCTGTGTGGGACCTGGGTGCTGGCGCCTGGATTCTGCCCCGTCTGGCTTTGCTTCGACGTGATGTGCTGTAGCGCTTCCATCCTCAACTTGTGTGTCATCAGTCTGGACCGCTACCTCCTCATCATCTCTCCGTTGCGATACAAACAGCACATGACCCCGCCCCGCGCCTTGCTgctggtgggcggggcttgggGGTTGGCAGCCCTCACGTCTTTCCTGCCAATCAAGATGGACTGGCACAGCCTGGGTCGCACGCAAGACCTTTCCGAGCACGACCCCGCCAACGCCACAGTCTCTCTGTTGAGTACCTTCTACCCCTCTTCATACTTCCAGCTTTCCACATCAGGAACACCATCCACGCAGTGCCGCCTACGGGTGACTCTCCCCTTCGCCCTAGTGGCGACCTTTCTCACCTTCTTCTTGCCCTCCACGGCTATCTGTTTCACCTACTGCCGGATCCTGTTGGCGGCCAGAAGACAGGCAAGACAGGTGGAGGCTCTTACTCATCCCCCTTACCCACATCACTCGCACGGTGAACCATCTCGGCCTCCGTCTCCGGGTCACGCCGTCCACGATGGAGACGACTACAGTCATCAGGAGCCGCACATGCTGCGGCAAGCTCCG TGGTCGGTGAACAGTGAGCGCAGACTGGCACACAGACAAAGGAAGAGAGCTCTGAAAGCAAGCCTTACCCTGGGAGTGCTCCTAGGTCTCTTCTTCAGTGCCTGGCTTCCCTTTTTTATCACCAACATGGCACAG GCAGTGTGTGAGTGCATACCACCTTCCTTCTTCGATGCCATCACCTGGCTGGGCTACTGTAACAGCACCATGAACCCAATTATATACCCAATGTTCATGAGGGACTTCAAGAGGGCTTTGGCGCGGCTTCTACCCTGCTGTTCTTCGTCTCAAGCCCCTCGTAGGCCATCACTGCCACTTTCCCTTTCTCTGCGCAACTCAGGAGAACCGCAACTGCCCACCGAACCCCCCTCTCTGGTGTCTGACCCGCCTCAACTACCAGCGACAGCAACGGACGCCGTTAACCTTCTCGACGCAGAACATGCCGGGATCGACCTGCCTCTACTGCTGCCCAACCAGGTCGATGCGTTGGACGATTGA
- the sike1 gene encoding suppressor of IKBKE 1 isoform X1 — protein MSCSLEKVLGDARTLLERLKEHDTAAESLIDQSSVLSQKIHSMKEVGNSLPDKYTEEGPEYQELSRYKPHVLLTQENTQIKDLQQENRELWLSLEEHQYALELIMGRYRKQMLQLMMEKKELDTKPVLNLHQDHAKEVQNQLERICEMGHVMRQAVQMDDQHYCSVKERLAQLEIENKELRDLLSISSTSVRPNREQTTAPETAENRDS, from the exons ATGTCGTGCTCGCTGGAGAAGGTGCTCGGCGACGCGCGGACGCTTCTGGAGCGGCTGAAGGAGCACGACACGGCCGCGGAGAGTCTCATCGATCAGTCGAGCGTCCTCAGCCAGAAGATCCACAGCATGAAGGAGGTCGGAAACTCTCTCCCTGACAAG TACACGGAGGAAGGCCCAGAGTATCAGGAGCTGTCCAGATACAAACCTCACGTCCTGCTGACCCAGGAGAACACCCAAATCAAAGATCTCCAGCAGGAGAACAGAG AGCTCTGGCTCTCTCTGGAGGAACACCAGTACGCTTTAGAGCTGATCATGGGCCGATACCGAAAGCAGATGCTTCAGCTGATGATGGAAAAGAAAGAGCTGGACACTAAACCTGTGCTCAACCTTCACCAGGATCATGCCAAG GAGGTTCAAAACCAGTTGGAGCGGATCTGTGAAATGGGTCACGTTATGCGTCAAGCAGTTCAGATGGACGACCAACACTACTGCTCTGTGAAAGAGCGACTGGCACAGCTCGAA ATTGAAAACAAGGAGCTGAGGGATCTGCTGTCCATCAGCAGCACCTCCGTAAGGCCGAATAGAGAGCAGACAACCGCACCAGAGACGGCTGAGAATCGGGACTCCTAA
- the micos10 gene encoding MICOS complex subunit MIC10, translated as MSEKEHGQKWDRCLADCAIKVGTGLGLGIVFSVVFFKRRTSPIAFGTGLGLGMAYSNCQNDFRSHYVLHSNVAKEQ; from the exons ATGTCTGAGAAAGAGCACGGCCAAAAGTGGGATCGCTGCCTCGCAGACTGCGCTATTAAAGTCG GTACCGGGCTGGGTCTAGGAATTGTGTTCTCTGTTGTATTCTTCAAGC GCCGGACGTCGCCCATTGCCTTTGGTACAGGACTTGGTCTCGGCATGGCGTATTCCAACTGCCAGAATGACTTTAGATCACATTATGTGCTGCACAGTAACGTTGCTaag gAGCAGTAG